One Spirochaetota bacterium genomic region harbors:
- a CDS encoding radical SAM protein gives MKRYNRMYQKPRIFAKKDTISILFSEELFLIFDYEGRLFLVFDKGRVFRRSFDNVILSSNTLNQEDRYFLNSDKANEILRYYTRLAREVLEKGNYYIHSQYVETNLVKRVIEIIQEMDEKKLEEDGMRFRSIFKPITILPPENYLSLYIPITQGCSYNRCSFCNLYRDRSFRIKSESEVKTELEKIVDFFGSSLLTRRGIFIGEGNVFVEKTKDIIEKIEFIKNFLRGNRYITFDLNDAFYGFMDTFHTRKSIEELEGLKNVGVRKVYIGLESGSDYILSNFLLKPSTSSDVVKTVNNVKKVGMSVGVIVIVGVGGRNYREEHFKKTMEVISQMDVSLGDSIYLSPIVEYQNLEYKSIASKIGIDSMTREEIEEETNRFRNAIIGVKMTKVPVYKVDKFLYS, from the coding sequence TTGAAGAGATACAACAGAATGTATCAGAAACCTAGAATATTTGCTAAAAAGGATACCATATCTATTTTGTTTTCAGAAGAACTTTTTTTGATCTTTGACTACGAGGGAAGGCTTTTTCTGGTTTTTGACAAAGGTAGAGTTTTTAGGAGGAGTTTTGATAATGTAATACTTTCTTCTAACACTCTGAACCAGGAAGATAGATATTTTCTTAACAGTGATAAGGCTAACGAAATCTTGAGATACTATACTAGACTTGCGAGAGAGGTATTAGAGAAGGGCAACTATTATATTCACTCGCAGTATGTTGAGACAAATCTAGTTAAAAGGGTTATTGAAATAATTCAAGAGATGGATGAGAAGAAGTTAGAAGAGGATGGAATGAGGTTTAGAAGTATATTCAAACCTATAACAATCTTGCCACCAGAGAATTATCTATCATTATACATTCCGATCACTCAAGGTTGCTCTTATAATAGGTGTAGCTTTTGTAATCTTTACAGAGACAGGAGCTTTCGGATAAAATCCGAGAGTGAAGTTAAAACTGAACTTGAGAAAATTGTTGATTTCTTTGGATCCTCTTTACTGACTAGAAGAGGTATATTCATCGGTGAAGGTAATGTATTCGTTGAGAAGACAAAGGATATAATTGAGAAAATTGAGTTTATAAAAAACTTCTTGAGGGGTAATAGATACATAACTTTTGACTTAAATGATGCGTTTTATGGATTTATGGATACATTCCATACTAGAAAGAGTATAGAAGAACTAGAAGGACTTAAGAATGTTGGTGTTAGGAAAGTATATATTGGTCTTGAGAGTGGTAGTGATTACATACTTTCAAACTTCCTTCTTAAGCCTTCAACTTCCTCTGATGTTGTGAAGACAGTTAACAACGTAAAGAAAGTTGGTATGAGTGTAGGGGTGATAGTGATTGTAGGGGTAGGAGGTAGAAATTATAGAGAAGAGCATTTTAAGAAGACGATGGAGGTTATAAGTCAAATGGACGTATCTTTAGGGGATTCTATCTATCTCTCGCCTATTGTAGAGTATCAGAACCTTGAGTATAAAAGTATTGCTAGCAAGATAGGGATAGATAGTATGACAAGGGAAGAGATTGAAGAGGAAACAAATCGTTTCAGGAATGCTATAATTGGTGTCAAGATGACAAAAGTGCCGGTTTATAAGGTTGATAAGTTTTTGTATTCGTAA
- a CDS encoding sigma-70 family RNA polymerase sigma factor, producing the protein MAKIDEDRIKTLILEYQNGNNSVINSIIKEISLYVYNFPIVVYNAKRDDASDFYTYFMERLETSILKFKDKGYKFTTYLTSVLINHYKNFLAFQRKSLKMIYESDLSEYNIFHILSDQEDSSNYNDERLKKALAFFETLDEFSKLIIKTFIFELTPEDIKLISKYTNKPIERVLSEYEEILARVSKKQAKRRKIIQLLQQKPSQKLLDKLKKINTLCGYSDVAKLLNMTVSNVGVSLKRIRDKFKDYEYKNLSTL; encoded by the coding sequence ATGGCAAAAATTGATGAAGACAGAATAAAAACACTAATCCTAGAATACCAAAATGGTAATAATTCCGTTATAAACAGTATAATAAAAGAAATTTCACTTTATGTCTATAACTTCCCTATCGTGGTTTATAATGCTAAAAGGGACGATGCAAGTGATTTCTACACATACTTTATGGAGAGACTAGAAACCTCAATACTCAAATTCAAGGACAAAGGATACAAATTTACAACCTACTTAACATCAGTTCTTATAAACCATTACAAAAATTTCCTAGCATTCCAAAGAAAATCCTTGAAGATGATATACGAGTCTGATTTAAGTGAGTATAATATTTTCCACATACTATCTGACCAAGAGGATAGTAGCAACTACAACGATGAAAGACTTAAAAAAGCATTAGCATTCTTTGAGACTCTGGATGAATTCTCAAAACTGATTATAAAAACATTTATATTTGAACTCACACCAGAGGATATAAAACTAATATCAAAATACACAAACAAACCAATAGAAAGAGTTTTATCAGAATATGAAGAGATTTTAGCAAGAGTAAGTAAGAAGCAAGCAAAAAGGAGAAAGATAATACAACTACTCCAGCAAAAACCGAGTCAAAAACTCCTAGACAAACTCAAGAAAATTAATACCCTATGTGGATATTCTGATGTTGCGAAATTACTCAATATGACAGTAAGTAATGTAGGTGTAAGCCTCAAGAGAATAAGAGATAAGTTCAAGGATTACGAATACAAAAACTTATCAACCTTATAA